The Sinorhizobium sp. B11 genomic interval ATGGAGCAGGAGATCCCGGGCCTCATCGACCGGAATCTCATACTCATATTCCTCTCGGGCAAGGCCCGGCGTGCGAAATTTGATCGTTAGACGTGCAGAGCAGCCATCGATCAGGCGGACACGGACAGGGTTTTGATCGCGCCGGCAAAGGTAGGCCTGCTGCAGCAGATGCGGGGCGCCGGCGAAAGCGCGCCAGCTATCGTTGCGGACCAGGACCTTTCGCTCGATCTCGGTCGCTTTCAATCCGATATTCCTTCGCTCATGCCTGCTGTTATGGGTCAGTCGAGAGGCGGTTCCCAAGTGAGAAAGAAACCCACATCTCCGGGCATGCCGTCGGGAAAATTGATGATCATCGCCTTGAGGCCATAACCCTGCGGCTTGGCGACCTCCTCGAACAGTTCGAGAAGTTCTTTTGCTTTACCCTGCAGCGTCTTCTGCCAGCCGGGCAGGTTGTTATTAATGGCGCGGCCGCTATCACTGCAGAATGTAGATGGAAAACTGTATATCAGGGCCTCGTACTTGCCGTCCGCCGCCGCTTTCATCACCAGCCGTTTAATGACGGCGCGTTCCGTTTCTCCGATCTGTTTGCGGAAGAAATCCTCTACGAAATCGGCATGTTTCTTTGCTTCACGTGATTTGATCTTTTCGTTGCGCTCCATTTCCAGAAGCTGGAGTTCCAGAGCACGTTTGCGCAGGTCCTCTGCGCTTGTCATAGATTGGGATGTGGACGTCTCAGGTGATGTCATCGCCGCCTCCTCCAGAATGAGGATGATGATAGAGCGCGCGCGGGGACGAGGGCAGTAAAATACACGTCCATTGCGGTAGGATACGGTATCTTACGCCGACCGATGACCGCCTGCAGTAACCTTGACGTCATACGGTCGATTCTTGAAATCCTTCCGTTAAATTAGCCTTTTCTATTAAATCACGTTGCCGCGGTGACGACATGGGATTATCGTCGGTGGCAGCATACTGCAGGTTGTGATCAATCGGATTCGAGGGCGCCGATGACAAATGCAGGCATTGACAGGGCTTGCGGCAGCGCACCTTCTCAGGAGGAGGTGCTGCAGCAACTTGAGCGCATCCTATCCAGCCCGGAGTTTCGACTTCCCGAGCGGGCGGGGCGATTCCTTGAATTTGTCGTAAACGAGACACTTGCGGGCCGTCGCGATTATCTGAAGGCCTTTACCATCGCCCAGGCGGTTTTCGGCAGGGATGCGAACTTCGATGCCCAGCAGGATCCATGTGTCCGCATCGAAGCCGGGCGGCTGAGGCGGGAACTGGAACATTATTATCTGACCGCCGGCAGCTCTGACCGGATCGTCATCACGGTTCCCCGTGGTGGCTACGTACCGGTCTTCGATGTGAGACAGGATATCGAGGATGCGGATGTCTCAAGCTTCGGACAAGAACCTCAGCCTTTATCGGGAGGAGATGACGCCGGGCGGGTCAACGTCATCAGGAACACGACTAGCCGGGCCGCAGCGAGCAGGCATCTGTCGCGCTCCCGATATTGGCTGATTGCGGGGGGTGTCGGGATCGTCCTCGCCTCTGTGGCTGTGATGCTCGAACATGTCAGCCCGTTCGACACGAACACCAAAGCGGCGAGGGGTGTAACCAGTCGCCCAACCATCGTTGTCGAGCATTTTGAAAGTGCCTCCGATGACGGACATGCATCCGATATCTCTCGTGGCATCACCGACGACATCATCGAAAAACTCGTCCCCTTCAACGATATTGTCGTGGTCGCTCCGCTGCCACGCAATCGAGAAGGCCAGGCGTCGGCGCAGCCGCTCTATGCTCTCCAGGGAAGCGTGCGGTTGGAAGGCAGCACCCTGCGCTCAACTGCCAGGCTCGTGCGACGGGTGGATGGAGTGGTCATCTGGGCCAACAATTACGATGCCGACATGAAAGTGCAGGGCATCCTGAAAACCCAGGCGAGTCTTGCGGAACATATCGCGACGGCGGTGGCACGGCCGTTCGGCGTCATATTTACGGCAGACACTGCCAGCATCGCTGGGGGCTCGGACGCCTTTTCCTGCATTCTCTCCTACTATAGCTATCGCAGCGAGATGACCGTGAAGACCCATGATGTTGCGAAGTCTTGCCTGCAGCGGGCCATCGAGAAGACGCCCGATGATTCCAATGTTGCCGCCTTCCTCTCGCTGGTCCATCTCGACGAGTTCCGCTTTCCGTACCAGTTGAACACCAATCCGACCGCCGCCACACTCAATCTTGCAAAGGAGCTTGCCGAACGCGCCGTACAACTCGACCAGAAGAATGCGCGCGCCCTTCAGGCGTTGATGCTCGCCGACTTTTTCAGCAATGACATGGTTGCGGCCCTGCGCGCCGGCGAAGCGGCCTATGCCAGCAATCCGAACGACACGGAAGTGGCGGGGGAATATGGCTTGCGTCTGTCGATGTCGGGAGAATGGAGCAGAGGCTGTGAATTGATTTCCGAGGCCATCAACAGGAACGCCGGGCCACGTGGCTATTACGAAGTCGGGATGGCGCTCTGTGCGTTCATGCGGGGTGACACGCAAGCCGCGGAACTTTGGTCGCGCATGTCGGATCTGAACTACAACCCGATGCATCGCCTCGTCTTGCTCTCCATCCTCGGGACCCTTGGGAAAACGGCCGAGGCAAAGGAGCAACTCGATTGGATCCAGCTCCGGTCACCCGCACTGATCCCGAACGTCGGGCGCGAAGTCGCCAAGCGGCTCGCCCGGACCGAAGACCAGGAGCGTTTCCTTGCTGGGTTGAAAGCCGCCGGCATGCCTGTTTCGGTTGCCAAGGCGTCTCTCAATTGAAGTGAGCATCGTCTCTGGTGCCGTGACCACAGCACTGGAGACGAAGATCTAGCGACACGTCTCCTTGAGCTTTTACATCTATCACGATCAGACTTAGTGGCCCGATTCCGAAATGCCTCTCGGCTGGGCTAGCGGCAGCATGCCGCGATAGATGCCCGGGTCCGAGCCTTCGATCGGGATTGCCCCGACGCTTCGACGGTAGAACTCCATCGGACCAGCGCCCCCGATTACCCCGTAGGCGTAGCCGTGCGCGTACATATCGAGAAGCGTGGTCAGCAGCAGAGCGTGGCCGACACCTTTGCCGCGGGCAGTCGTATCGACGCCGGTCGGCCCGAAAAATCCCTTGGCGGTTGCGTCGTGGCAGGCAAAGCCGATGAGTTCGTCGTTCTGGATTGCGATGAAGCAAGTGGGCGGCTGGCGCATGGTGGCAACCGTCGCTTCCGCGACCCAGCCGGATCCGAAGCGCGGCTCGATCCAAGCCGTCAGAGCGCTCAACTCCGGCGCAAGGACACGCCGGATGGTGATACCCTGTTCGGCGATGCGTTTATCGAGCGCAGGATCGGCCTTCAGCTCGTAGAGTTTTACCAGCATGTCCATGGTTTAGTCCTTTGTCAGCCCTTGATGGCGCCTGCCGTCAGGCCGGCAACTATACGTCTCTGGAAGATCAATACGACGATGATCAGCGGCAGCGTTACGGTAACGGACGCGGCCATGATCTGACCGAACGGATATTCGTACCGGCTATTGCCTGCGATCAGGCCGATCGCAACCGGCACGGTCCGGTTCTCGTCCGTCAGGGTGAAGGTCAATGCAAAGAGGAACTCGTTCCAAGCCAGAATGAAGGCAAGAATGCCCGTGCTGGCAAGCGAAGGTCCCATGAGCGGCAACAGGATCTTCATCAGAATTCTGAAATGTGAGCAGCCGTCGATGATCGCGGCCTCTTCGAGTTCCCGCGGAAACTCGCGGATGAAGGTGGTCAGGATCCAGGTCGTGAAAGGCACGGTCGACAGGAGATAGGTGAGGACGAGCACGCTTGGTCGATTGAACAGGCCCATCCAGTTGATCAGCTCGAACATGCCAGAGAGAACGACGACCTGCGGGAAGATCGAGATCATCAGCACGATCATGAGAATGGTGCGCCGTTGCGGAAAGTCGATGCGCCCCAGCGCGTAAGCGGCGCTGAGCCCGATGACGAGCGACAGGAACGTAGTTGAAACTGCGACATAGGCGGAGTTCAGAAGCGAGCCCATGAAAACGGGATTGTCGAGCAACTGGCGATAGTAGGTGAAGTCGAACGCCGGCATCAGCGCCGATTGATAGAGCGCCGAACCCTGCTTCGTCGAGGAAACGAAGGCCCAGTAATAGGGAAACAGCGTGTAGAACAGGACGAGCAGAAGGGCCAGGATCTGCAAGCTTCGCACGACGCGGCGCCGCATCCTGAAATAGGAGGCAGGCCTGCGGACGGTCTTCGGGATGATTGCATCGGCCATGTCGCTCAGGTCCCCGCGGCTCTGTCGAGGCGAAGGACCCCGATGATGATGATGGCGACAAGCGCGACGAGCAGGAAGACCCAGGTCGATGCCGCTGAGCCGATGCCGAGCTCCTGGAAGCTGATCAGCCGGTCGCGCGCGTAGATGGAGACGGTCATGACGCTCTCGTTGCTCGCCGCCATCACATAGGCAAGGTCGAACATCCTGAGCGCATCGAGGGCGCGGAAGAGGACCGCTACGCCGATCGCCGGGCGCAGCATCGGCAGGGTGATCGACCAGAAACGCTTCCAAGCCGGAATGCCATCGACCTCCGCTGCCTCGAATATCTCCGACGATATCAGTTGCAGGCCTGCCAGGATAAGCAGAACCATGAACGGGGTCGTCATCCACACGTCGACGAAGATCACGACGCCCATAAGGAGCGATCCGCTCGCCGTCCACGGAATGCCATGATCGATGAGGCCAAGCCCGATGAGGAGCTTGTTGATAACGCCGAACTGGTCGTTGAGCATCCATTCCCAGATCTTCGTCGAGACGACGACCGGGATCGCCCAGGGCACGAGGATGGCGGCGCGCGCCAGCCCGCGGCCGGGAATGGCTTCATTGACGAGGAGCGCGATCGCCAGGCCGAGGACCGTCTCGATCGCGACCGAGATGACCGTGAAGATCAGCGTATTCTTGACGGCAATCCACCAGCTGCGGTCGTTGATGACTTCAAGGAAGTTGTCGATCCCCGTCATTGAATAGACGGAGGGGTCGTCAAGATAGGCATCGGTGAAGGCGAAGAAGAAGGTGCGGCCGAGCGGCCAGAGTGCGACGACCAGCATGACGATGATAACCGGCAGCAGAAACAGCCAGGCCGCACGATGATCGCGGCGGGCAAGCCGGGCACTCATTGCCGTGCTCCTTCGATCACGCCGGCCTGGCGGTTGAGAATGAGGCGTTTTCCATCGGCAGCGAAGGCAAAGATCGCAGTATCCCGGAAATTGAGGCCGACCTCCGTGCCGATCAGTTCCCTCGGCGGCTCGACATTGACGCGGATGACCCAGATGACGTCGCCGTTGATGCGGCAGTAGGCAAAATGCTCATGGCCAAGATCCTCGATACGTTCGAGCACGCAGGTCATTCGTCCGTCTCCAGCGTTCACCAGCTGGATCGCCTCCGACCGTATGCCGATTTCGGCGATAGTTTGGCCCTCGGGGCCTGCATCGATAACGAGGCCGCCCGGGCCGGTCACCTTGGCTGAAGCTGACTGAACGGGCAGGAAGTTCATCCGGGGGCTGCCGATGAAGCCTGCGACAAACCGGTTGTCGGGGCTGTGGTAGAGTTCCTTCGGCGTGCCGACCTGCTCAATACGTCCGTGATTGAGAACGACGATCCGGTCGGCAAGCGTCATTGCTTCCGATTGGTCATGGGTGACATAGATCATCGTCGTCTTCAGATCATCGTGGAGCTTGGCGATCTCCATGCGCATCTCCATACGCAGATCCGAATCGAGATTGGACAGCGGCTCATCGAAGAGGAAGATTTCGGGCTGGCGCACCAAGGCTCGGCCGATCGCAACGCGCTGGCGCTGTCCGCCGGACAACTCGCGGGGCCGGCGTTCGAGCAGATGATCGACCTTCAGCATCCGTGCGACCGACCGCACTTTCTCGCTGATCGCGGCCCTGTTCATGCCGAGGGTTTCAAGCGCGAAGCCGATATTCCGCGCAACGTTCATATGCGGATAGAGCGCGTAAGACTGGAAGACGAAGGCTACGCCTCTCTGGGAGGCGGGCACATCAGTCACGTCGTCGCCACCGATCCTCACCACGCCATTCGACGCGGAGATCAGGCCGGCGACGATGCGAAGAAGCGTTGACTTGCCGCAACCGGAGGGACCGACGAAAACGACAAACTCGCCGTCGATGATCTGCAGGTCGACATTCTGGATAACAGTATGCGTACCAAAATTCTTCGAAACGGATTCGAGCGAAACCGATGCCATTGTTCACCTGGGGGTATGAGACGGCAGAGGGCTCGCCACCTTATTCGATGGCGAGGCAGTGACGCGTTCCGGCAGCGGGTCGTTCCCGCCGCCGGAGATCCGGAGAGCGTCAGCGGCTTTCCTTCAGTTTCTCAAGTCGACCGGCCAGCGACGTCAGGCTGGACTTGACCTCGGCACCGCCGGAAAGCATGTCGTGAACCGAGCGGTAGAAGGCCTGCGACACGCGATTGTAGCTTGTACCGGTGTAGCCGGACGGGCGCACGGCGCTATCGGCAAAAGCCTGCTGGTTATCCTTGAGGAAGGGTATCTTCTCGAGGACTTCCGGATCGCTGTAAAGCGCCTGGATCGACGGGTTGAGAGCCGCCTTCAGCGCACGCATCTTCTGCATGTCCGGGCCGGTGATGAAGTTCACGAAGTCGGCCGCGACCTCGGGCTTGGCGCTATATTTGTTAACGCCGTAATACATCGGGCCAAGGCATCCGCTCGACTTTTCGCCTTCCTTGCCGACCGGGAGGGGCATCACGCCGACCTTGTCGACAACATTGCTCCCCTTTTCATGCGAGGTGCCCCAGACATAAGGCCAATTGCGGTGGAAGACCGCGTTGCCGGATTCGAAGACGGCGCGCGACTGCTCCTCATCATAGTTGAGGACACCCTCGGGGCTGATCGAGCCGATCCAGCCCTTCGCCTTTTCGAGCGCTGCGGCAGCCTGCGGGTTGTCGATGGTCACCTTTCCATCGTCGGAAATGATGGTACCGCCGCCGTTGGAAGCAACAAGCTCGATTGCGTCGCAGGTCAGGCCCTCATAGCTCTTGGCCTGCCAGGCATAGCCCCACATGTCGGCCGAGCCCGCAGCCCTCTCCTTGTCCTGAATTTCCTTGGCCGTGGCAGCCAGCTCGTCCCAGGTCTTCGGCGCCGCCTTGCCGTATTTTTCGAGCAGGTCTTTGCGGTAGAACATGAGCCCGACGTCCATATAGGCCGGCATGGCAATGAGATTGCCGTCGAGTTTGGCCGCGTTGAGTGTCGAGGCGAAATGCTTGTCCTGGTCTGCCTGCGGGATCATTGTCTTGAGGTCGAGCAGGTTGCTCTTGAACATGCCGAGCCAGATCACATCGAGGAAAAGAACGTCGACGTCCTTGGATTTGGCGGCGAGAAGCTGCTGATAGATCGGGATCGCGTCGTCGAGAAGCGCGGGCATCTTGTTGATCTTGGCCTCATTGCCCGTCTTTTCCTTCCAGGCATTGGCAACGTTCGTGCAGAGCTCGAATTCCGTCGGCGAGCAAAACACGGAAATGGTTTCGGCATGTGCGCTGCCACCCCAGAGGGCAGCAGATATCGCCAATGCGGCAAGGCTTTTCTTCAGCATCGATTGTTCCCTTCGTTGATAACGCTTCGGCATTATGCGGAGCTCTTTGTCTCCTTGCTTCCAATAGGACTGGTTATGACCAGTCATGTCAACATGGACTCTGCCGGCGGTTGCGTCGAAGATACAAAACGGCAAGAGTGCTCCACATAGCACAGGATCGGATTCAAGATGCAGCAAGCGCCGGCATCATTCATCGCGCCACAGGGCGGCATCGACCGCAACGATCCTCGCCCCTTGCACAGGCAGGTCTACGAAGCACTTCTGGCGTCCATCCGCGATGGCAAACTGCCGCTGCGCGGCAAGCTGCCGTCAGAACGGGAACTTGTCGATCTCTACAATGTCAGCCGGATCACGGTGCGCCATGCCGTCCGCGAATTGATTCAGCAGGGCGTGATACACAGCCAGCCTGGAAAAGGACTCTACGTCGCCGAGCGTGGCGGCGGCTTCGAACTGCAGGTTCTGAAAAGCTTCACCAGCATCGCGATAGCGAACGGGCGAAGTCCCGGTCATCAGTTGATCGAGGCGAGCATCGTGCATGCGCCGCTTGAGGTGAGCCGTCCGCTGTTCCTGGCGCCTGGCGCCGAAGTGGTTCTCTTGTCGAGGCTTCGTCTTCTCGACAACATACCTGCCGTCGTCCAGACCGATTGGATACCGGCTTCACGCGTTCCGGGTTTGCTCGATCTCGACTGGGCCGTTGCCAACCGGTCGCTCTATGCCGAGCTTCGCGAGCGCTATGGCATTCATCCGAAGCGCGGGCAGACAACGCTGAGCGCGCGCCTTGCAACGGATCAGGAGGCTGTGATGCTCGAGCTGCCTCCGCCAGCCGCGGTTCTCACCGTGGACCAGATCGCTTTCGACGATCGCAACCGCCCGGTCAACCTGACAGCGCTGGTCCATCATCCTGCGCGCTATCCTCTGACGCTGCTTCAATCGGAATCGGGTGATTTCACGCAGTATTGAGCCACGCTGTCCCAGTGCAGGCCGACTGGATGCGAAGTTCCCCGCGAACGCGAAAGCGTAGAAGCCGCATCGTTCAGGTTTTTGGCGATCTGTGTCGTGACATGACGGCCGGCCAGATTCTCAGAGGTCGAGCTTCCGGCAAACTCGGCGCGGTCTATCCTGTTTCCGCATATGGCCCTGTTTGCGAACCTGAAGCCAATCATCTTAACCGTTAAATTCCTTGGCCAACCCTCTGCGAATGAAAGGTAAAATTTACCAAGATTTGTAACGATCCGGCTCAATTCAAATCGCGGAGGGAATTTCGTGAAGACTGCCACGCTCGCATCCATAACCTTGGCGATGTCGATCTCCGCCGCCAGCGCTCAGACAATCGGCATCTCGATGTCTGACCTCGACAAATTCAGAACGCTGCTGCTGAACGGAGTCGTCAGCCACGGGCAGACGATATCAGGACTGAAGCTCGTCACCGAAAATGCAAAGGGCGACAATGAGCTGCAGAAGAAGCAGGTCCAGAAACTCATTGCCGACAAGGTAGACGCGATCATCCTTGCGGTCTCCGATGGCGACCTCGGCCCGCAGATGACGAAGATGGCGGCGGATGCCGGCATTCCGCTTGTTTACATCAACAATGTTCCCTCCAACCTGCTCGACCTCCCGGAAAATCAGGTGGTGGTCGCTTCCAACGAGAAGGAGTCGGGAACGCTGGAGACGAAGCAGGTTTGCGCCCTCCTCAAGGGCAAGGGCCGCGTCGTCGTGCTGATGGGCGAACCTTTCCATGCGGCGGCCCGCGCCCGCACTCAGGACATATCTGATGTCATCGCCACGCCGGAATGCAAGGGCCTCGAAATCGTCGAGCGGCAGGCGGCCTATTGGTCGCACGATTATGCGGACCAGCAGATGCAGGAATGGCTCGCCGCCGGCGTCAAGTTCGACGCCGTTATCGCCAATAACGACGAGATGGCGCTTGGCGCGATCCATGCGATGAAGAAGGCCGGCATGCCGATGAAGGACGTCGTCGTCGCCGGCGTCGACGCGACGGACGATGCGCTCGCGGCGATGGATGCCGGCGATCTTGACGTCACCATTCTCCAGAGCGCCATCGGGCAGGGGGCCACTGCGGTCGACGCTGCGGTCAAGCTCGCCAACAAGGAGAAGGTGCCCCGGGAAAACAACGTTCCCTTCGAGCTCGTGACACCTGAAAACATCGCCAAATATCTGCCGAAGAGCCAGTGAGCATAAGGGGCTATCATGTTGCATTTCTGGAATAAATTCGGCATTCGCGCGCAGATTACCTCGGGCTTCGTGCCGCTGATCCTGCTGATGAGCCTTCTCACCGTCAGCGCTATCTCCGGCATGAGCGGTCTTGCCGGCATCTTCGCTTCCTATCGCGCCACAGCTGGTCAGAGCCTGGCGATCTCGGACTACAGCGACCAGCTGCACGAGATCCAGATGTCGGCCGAGGCCTTCCGCTCCACGCCGACGCAGGCCGTCGTCGACAGCTTCCGCGCCGGCGTCAAAGCTTTCGAGGCGGACGACCCGCGGTTTGCCGGCAACAAGGACCTGCAATCCGGCCTTGCGGCAATCCGTCAGGACATTGCGGCCTACGGCAAGGCGTTCGAACAGATCGTCTCCCTTCAGGCCCGCCGCGATTTGTTGATCTCCAAGGTCACCGAGTTCGGTCCCTGGACCAGCATCGCGCTCAACGATGTGATGCGCAGCGCCTGGCGCCAGAACGACGTGGCTCTGCTGCACATGACGGCGGAGACGCTGGAAGCCTTGAACCGCAGCCTCTACTTCTCCGAACGCTTCGTGCATTCGAACGACTTTGCCGCCTATGATGCGGCTCAGGCAGCGCTCGCCGAAGCGGTGGCGCTCAATGATGCCGCTGCCAAGGCTGCCAAGAACGAGCTGCAGAAGAAGCGCCTGATGGGCGCCGGCCAGCTCATGCAGAATTACACTGCCCGTCTCGGCGATATGAAGGAAGTATTGCAGGCATCCGGCAATATCCGTCAGACGCAGCTCAGCGTACTCGCACCGAAGATTTCGAGCGCGTTCAAGGATCTGCAGGTAACCGTGACCGGCGCGCAGAAGAACCTGGACGGTTCGGTCGAAGCAACGGTCGCTGCCGCGACCAGCACGACGCTGGTCATCAGCGGGTTGTTGATCGTCATCGGCCTCCTGCTCTCCTATTTCGTCGGCCGCCTGGTTTCCTCTGCCGTTCGCGGCATGGCGCAGTCCATGGAGCGGCTTGCCCGCGGCGACGAGACCATCGTGATCAAGGGCGTCGAGCATCGTCACGAGCTCGGTGCCATGGCGCGCTCGCTGAAGGTCTTCCAGGAGACCGGTCGCGCCAAGCTGATCGCCGAAGCCAATGCCGAGCGCGCGCGCCTGGCAGCCGAAGAAGAGCGGCTACGCCAGGAAGCGGAGCGCCTCAGCGATGCCCATGTGATGGAGCATGCCTTCCGTCAGATTTCGGTCGGCCTGGATGCGCTCTCGAAGGGCGATCTCTCCGTCCGCGTCGGTGAAGTCGACCACCGCTATGTCGGGATCCGCGATCACTTCAACAACTCGGTCGCAAGCCTGGAAGAAGCAATCGACGCCGTTATTCGCGCGGTCACGACCATCCGGTCGGGCCTTGCGGAAATCTCCACCGCCTCCAACGACCT includes:
- a CDS encoding sugar ABC transporter permease; amino-acid sequence: MSARLARRDHRAAWLFLLPVIIVMLVVALWPLGRTFFFAFTDAYLDDPSVYSMTGIDNFLEVINDRSWWIAVKNTLIFTVISVAIETVLGLAIALLVNEAIPGRGLARAAILVPWAIPVVVSTKIWEWMLNDQFGVINKLLIGLGLIDHGIPWTASGSLLMGVVIFVDVWMTTPFMVLLILAGLQLISSEIFEAAEVDGIPAWKRFWSITLPMLRPAIGVAVLFRALDALRMFDLAYVMAASNESVMTVSIYARDRLISFQELGIGSAASTWVFLLVALVAIIIIGVLRLDRAAGT
- a CDS encoding substrate-binding domain-containing protein — translated: MKTATLASITLAMSISAASAQTIGISMSDLDKFRTLLLNGVVSHGQTISGLKLVTENAKGDNELQKKQVQKLIADKVDAIILAVSDGDLGPQMTKMAADAGIPLVYINNVPSNLLDLPENQVVVASNEKESGTLETKQVCALLKGKGRVVVLMGEPFHAAARARTQDISDVIATPECKGLEIVERQAAYWSHDYADQQMQEWLAAGVKFDAVIANNDEMALGAIHAMKKAGMPMKDVVVAGVDATDDALAAMDAGDLDVTILQSAIGQGATAVDAAVKLANKEKVPRENNVPFELVTPENIAKYLPKSQ
- a CDS encoding GNAT family N-acetyltransferase is translated as MDMLVKLYELKADPALDKRIAEQGITIRRVLAPELSALTAWIEPRFGSGWVAEATVATMRQPPTCFIAIQNDELIGFACHDATAKGFFGPTGVDTTARGKGVGHALLLTTLLDMYAHGYAYGVIGGAGPMEFYRRSVGAIPIEGSDPGIYRGMLPLAQPRGISESGH
- a CDS encoding carbohydrate ABC transporter permease, which gives rise to MADAIIPKTVRRPASYFRMRRRVVRSLQILALLLVLFYTLFPYYWAFVSSTKQGSALYQSALMPAFDFTYYRQLLDNPVFMGSLLNSAYVAVSTTFLSLVIGLSAAYALGRIDFPQRRTILMIVLMISIFPQVVVLSGMFELINWMGLFNRPSVLVLTYLLSTVPFTTWILTTFIREFPRELEEAAIIDGCSHFRILMKILLPLMGPSLASTGILAFILAWNEFLFALTFTLTDENRTVPVAIGLIAGNSRYEYPFGQIMAASVTVTLPLIIVVLIFQRRIVAGLTAGAIKG
- a CDS encoding ABC transporter ATP-binding protein, with protein sequence MASVSLESVSKNFGTHTVIQNVDLQIIDGEFVVFVGPSGCGKSTLLRIVAGLISASNGVVRIGGDDVTDVPASQRGVAFVFQSYALYPHMNVARNIGFALETLGMNRAAISEKVRSVARMLKVDHLLERRPRELSGGQRQRVAIGRALVRQPEIFLFDEPLSNLDSDLRMEMRMEIAKLHDDLKTTMIYVTHDQSEAMTLADRIVVLNHGRIEQVGTPKELYHSPDNRFVAGFIGSPRMNFLPVQSASAKVTGPGGLVIDAGPEGQTIAEIGIRSEAIQLVNAGDGRMTCVLERIEDLGHEHFAYCRINGDVIWVIRVNVEPPRELIGTEVGLNFRDTAIFAFAADGKRLILNRQAGVIEGARQ
- a CDS encoding ABC transporter substrate-binding protein, with amino-acid sequence MLKKSLAALAISAALWGGSAHAETISVFCSPTEFELCTNVANAWKEKTGNEAKINKMPALLDDAIPIYQQLLAAKSKDVDVLFLDVIWLGMFKSNLLDLKTMIPQADQDKHFASTLNAAKLDGNLIAMPAYMDVGLMFYRKDLLEKYGKAAPKTWDELAATAKEIQDKERAAGSADMWGYAWQAKSYEGLTCDAIELVASNGGGTIISDDGKVTIDNPQAAAALEKAKGWIGSISPEGVLNYDEEQSRAVFESGNAVFHRNWPYVWGTSHEKGSNVVDKVGVMPLPVGKEGEKSSGCLGPMYYGVNKYSAKPEVAADFVNFITGPDMQKMRALKAALNPSIQALYSDPEVLEKIPFLKDNQQAFADSAVRPSGYTGTSYNRVSQAFYRSVHDMLSGGAEVKSSLTSLAGRLEKLKESR
- a CDS encoding GntR family transcriptional regulator — its product is MQQAPASFIAPQGGIDRNDPRPLHRQVYEALLASIRDGKLPLRGKLPSERELVDLYNVSRITVRHAVRELIQQGVIHSQPGKGLYVAERGGGFELQVLKSFTSIAIANGRSPGHQLIEASIVHAPLEVSRPLFLAPGAEVVLLSRLRLLDNIPAVVQTDWIPASRVPGLLDLDWAVANRSLYAELRERYGIHPKRGQTTLSARLATDQEAVMLELPPPAAVLTVDQIAFDDRNRPVNLTALVHHPARYPLTLLQSESGDFTQY
- a CDS encoding methyl-accepting chemotaxis protein — its product is MLHFWNKFGIRAQITSGFVPLILLMSLLTVSAISGMSGLAGIFASYRATAGQSLAISDYSDQLHEIQMSAEAFRSTPTQAVVDSFRAGVKAFEADDPRFAGNKDLQSGLAAIRQDIAAYGKAFEQIVSLQARRDLLISKVTEFGPWTSIALNDVMRSAWRQNDVALLHMTAETLEALNRSLYFSERFVHSNDFAAYDAAQAALAEAVALNDAAAKAAKNELQKKRLMGAGQLMQNYTARLGDMKEVLQASGNIRQTQLSVLAPKISSAFKDLQVTVTGAQKNLDGSVEATVAAATSTTLVISGLLIVIGLLLSYFVGRLVSSAVRGMAQSMERLARGDETIVIKGVEHRHELGAMARSLKVFQETGRAKLIAEANAERARLAAEEERLRQEAERLSDAHVMEHAFRQISVGLDALSKGDLSVRVGEVDHRYVGIRDHFNNSVASLEEAIDAVIRAVTTIRSGLAEISTASNDLARRTEQQAASLEETVAALGDVTRGLNGTAEGASRAQSVVATARTNAEKGGQIVSRAIAAMTEIQNSSSKIGNIIGVIDEIAFQTNLLALNAGVEAARAGEAGKGFAVVAQEVRELAQRSANAAREIKELISTSSTQVKTGVELVGESGVSLEQIVEQVTAMNATVAEIAAAAREQATSLREVSAAGDQMDKVTQQNAAMVEQTTAAAQSLTQETENLAELLYRFRTSSARASENRHYAMAS